Sequence from the Crassostrea angulata isolate pt1a10 chromosome 9, ASM2561291v2, whole genome shotgun sequence genome:
gtattataatcaGGTGTTTGAGGACATGACCCAACCTCcgtccacccccacccccccccccccccactttcaatccTCCACCCACACCTAAGTATACCCGATTCCCGGGTCTTTACCCATTCTTTTTCTATTTatctttaattcttttataaaatctCTCTGATCTAAATTATGCTTTAATAATAATACTTCATTTTTGACATAACAATACCGCTATTTAATCGTTTGATTTTAGTTTCTTAGtgcatttaaatatttgatttcgcAACTGTGCATGTATTGAAAGTCcagccatatttttattgatttgagCCTTATACCCGGCCTAATGCACTAAAAATATCAGTGTTAAAAAACTCATGCATTTCATCAATACACAGTGAATGTGTCAGTACGGTTTACTACGACATCTAATGAGAGTTATTGGGTCCTTCATCACAATGAAGTTTATTTTTAGCGAggtatttcaaaatatgatacAAGCGTCTGGGCATTATGAAATatataccatatacatgtacatcgggTAAATGAGTTGGTATGTAAATTAAACATGCAACGGAATAATTGGCCTAAAATAGCCAAAATCTTTCGATATAAATGATGAAGTTATTCCCTATTCGTTCCTCGAATATAAATGTCACCAGTTAGATCTAGAGGTCTGAGTGCATTCATGCAATGTGCTAATAATGTACatacaataaatacatgtatgagacGAAGGAAAAGGTATCAATAAGGGAGAAATAGAGATATGAAAGGATTTCCAAATCAAAGTATTGTGATAGAAGGAGGCGTCAATAGCCAATTATAAATGTCCTCTCCTCATGTAGTTAGAACTAATACACAATAActtagaccaatccacactttacacaagttatgtcccttggccgccatctttggggaaaaacaatatatttctcacagtagcccTTGTAGTTTAGAGGGcatttgacattagaaatcTGTTTCCCTGTGAATTTGGATTGCCCCAAGTCGGGGCAACCCACACATggaagaaataaattatattccgagagatttcttcacagggcacccaaatatttggttgcataaagaagggaaaatttgtttttttttccttttgacctttgggttgaccccgcaaaggggaacaacttttgaaagtGTGGATTGGAACAGAGTTGAATGAATTATTAGTATTTAACATTATCAAGTAACTAACTAAAGTATAAAGTTTGGTCTGCACGTTTGCAATATGTATATATTGGACTGTGGTTAAGAGTGTCcggttttaaataaaatttaagacaaCACAGAATAAATCGTTACCGCTTTGATTAAATCTTTAGACGTATATACACTGTAAAACATAGGTACACTGTACATACATACTGTCTCTTTTTTCTTGCATTTCTTCCAGTGTTTTGGGGTCAAGCTTCACTCCGTACGGATAACCGTACGACATCGGCTGTATCATGGTTACTACTAGTGGCAGACGACAGCTTCGTCAATTTCCTGCCTCTTAACGAACCTTCATGGAATGCAAAACTGGCTAATCGTCATCCCGCCTCTCTACGAAGCTACATGGAATACAAATGTGGGCCTACCGCCACAGGTGCACCATTTGTCGTGAATGGTAATATAATAACAGAGTATGTGTGTACGTACTTTTCATGTGATGTGAACCTCGAAACTAGAGGTAGCCCGAAGAATAATCGATATTTAAACCCGTACCGCTTAATAACCCTATTTATTACAGACGTATTTGTCTGCCCTTGATTATAAGACAGAAGTATTTTACGAAACAACATATGTTTCAGAATATTACAGGACAAATCTGTTGCctaaatagataaaatattttgcaataaacaatttagtgatttttttttactacggcattcatttacatgtagcacagaAACATTAAAGTTTGTAACTGCCTTGTATATGTTATGTACAATACAGAGTGCGATAAGTACTACCAATTAATGTACGTGATATCAAATACAAACTCGAAAATCTTGCGATAATTAAGTTTAAACTctacacaaaaaaattattttaaggatCGTTTGAACATCTTTTCTGAAACATGATTCCGTTGTTCAAAGAAAGATGCATCGTATATATGCTTTTAATTGGtttatatgatttgtttttattatttttcaaagaaagtGGAAAATATGTTTTGGTTACAAGTACCACATTGTAGAGTTTAAAATTTGGTGTGAATAATAATCATTCATGTGAATAACTGCATGATACTGTtatctaataaatcatgtccCAGTGATATCAATATgacgttttatatttttaaataaaaaattattgatgaaaatttaaaaaaaaacctctattGCTCATAATTTTCaagctaataaaaaaaatcatttaaaaagacCGGTGTTATAGACAAGATAAATAGGCCTCGTTTCCTTCCCCCGGGAAACATATATATCCCTCAACCACCCACCTTCTTAAAAAGTGTTGGATCCACGAACGATTTTACAACATCCCACTATATGCATGTATACTCGCATGCACAGGAAGAAGTTTATAATATCTGTTCGATTATTACGGAAaaggtaatttttttatcacttatatttatttaatcaaactGATATTTTCCCaagagtctctctctctctctctctctctctctctctatctcagagccatttttttgaatttgtttaaatcacTTCCTCCGATTGTCTGTTTTTGCATATGTCCTTTATATaagtaaattttgtttgttaatggTTAAAGCTGCTTTGTCTTTACTTGTATTATACAATTTATACACGTCTATGCTAATTAAAACATGTGTGCTCCTCTGTTTCATCTTTTCTGCCGTCCATAAGAAGTAATCAGGCACGTTAAGAGAAAAAAGTAAGAAGAATCACCttgattgtaaaattttatattatcaatatatttataaatagaatAAATACGGTCCGGAGTTACAAAGGAAGCACACATTTTGGGTCGTTCCAACAGTCCAGGAATTCGTTCGTCCATTTGCTGACCACGTCCTTGGGTCGACAGACTGACGGGGAGAATTCATTATCTGTCACCGTCCTGTAGCAAACAAGACCTGaagagacatttttttttaaaaattgtgaaatgtgGGCTATAAAAATTTTTTAAGACACAAGATGTGAATTTTGTGTGCATGTAGTTTATGTAGGCTGTAAAGATAGGTTTAAAAATAGACAGACGGGGAGAATTCATTATCTATAACTTTACTGTAGCATACAAGAcctaacaaatatttttaaaacatcgtACAATTGTGAAATTTGGGAATTGAGAATTGGGAAATATGAATTTACATTTCTGTATATAATAAAtgcaagaaaaattttaaaaaatgattaaacattAATAACGGGAGGAATAGCCTAGGATAAAATTGCATGTAATGTACTAAAGTGTATTATATAGTGTTTGTTCACCCTGATGACCTTAATAGATAGTGGTTCATCTACAATGCAATTAAATCAATCAACGACGGAACACATTTCCCTTATGGGAAATGATAACAAAAATGTACAAGAGAAATCAGTAATACCTTGACTAAGATCACAGGGACAAAATTCCCCGCAGTTTTCGTCAAACTGGGCGTGTAGGGGCACACAGGTTCCGTTCAATACGTCTGTGATGGGACCTGTAGATGTCAATAAAACTACAACTGAATATAAGGAGATATTATTTACTCCTTCACTCAGAGACTAAAACAGCAATGTGTGATGGTGGCATAATTTGACACGcagattttaatcaattttaccacatcaattttatcaattcagTATCAATTATTCATTATCAATTCAGATTAATTTATCAATCTTATCAGATCAATTTTActgaaatcttttttaaaatgaaatatttcgtTATCGTTAAGGTATACTATGCATATGGGACACCTTGATATATCAATGTAGATGAAAGTAcattatactagtatttaaaaaaaaatatacaattctgaattttacttttcaatttGTATTGGACCAATATGCATTACTTACCAAAAAAAGTTAAGAAGTATAACCTCTAGCGGGTTTCGAACTCAATTTTGCAGAATAAAACCTAACGCTTGACCCTATTGCGCTATGCTGTTAGTCatcaaattgtaaaagatattaaaagtcatagttaatattatttaatcaattaattgATTTAGATTAATTACACCCGTATTAAACTTGACTTTGAAGGACGAAGTTCAAATAATCTAGCCAAGCCAAATTATGCCGAGATATTTAGCGAAAAATATTTCTCTACACAAACGTAACAATATCCGGCAATTTTCGCAACCGCAAATATTCTGGTCGGTGACACAATGTCCTAATGCCATTGGACGGATTGTGTAAACGGAATTGTACATAGCAGAAAACTAAGGATGAAACTGCGcaattcagtcaactgaaatatgaaaaaggtaactgaaatgtgactgaatgacaTAGCAATGCCATTCAGTAACATTTCCATaccattcagttatcattcagttgactgaatgacaGAGATCTATCCTGTGAAAACAGTAAATTAATATGAAACTCTGCATTTCCATCATCTGGCTGTTGTCTGTAATGTGTAGTAGAATAGTGACGTTAGATGGCAGGGCTATGTCATTCAGTCACTTTGTAGTTAATtttcagttaacattcagttgactgaatggcagagcttcatccCATGTCAGACTGAACGTTGACTGAAAGGTCAATATTGTGACTACGCGGCAAACTAGTAACTATGCCATTCCTGcaacttaaaatttttatagTTAACTTCAGTTGACAGAATGACAAAGCTTAATCCCATGTCACACCAAAAATTGACTGAAATGTCTAAAAAGGTGAAATGGCAGAACAATGCCATTTAGTCACTTTTTAGTTTTTAGTCATTGTAATTTCAGTGGACTGAATGGCACAGCTTTGTCCTATGCAAGACCCGCTGAAATCATGTTCACTAATCACTTACCAACGTGGTCAAAAAGACCGGAAGGGTCTACCAGTCTTCCGGTCTCGTCCCGACAGCAGCTGTCCTTGGCGCACTCTGACGACGAGTGACACAGTTTGTCTTTGACCGGAACTGTTTTACCCTGCACCTTAAGGGAACatttcaaaactttcaaaacataGATAAATCCAAAATCGATATAGCAAAAGTGTAACAGCGTAACTACTGgtactttgaaaatttattaaggACAAAcgcaattttttaattttaaagttttcagtTATGTACTAATGCTTGAAATCGTTTTTCTAAAAGATGATTTTGAAAGAatacaaatttaagaaaagtttattttatttccaaaCATTTCATTAACATAGAGAAAAATATATTCTTACCGTGTACAAGAAACATACTATTGTCTGAAAGGAAAAAGAACAAACAGTATGAGGAATGATAAGCATGAACATGACTCTACAAAACTAGGAACACTACTGAAACAACCCGCCCTTATGTCATAAATACGACAGAATATCTTCATATTACTGAGATTGTATCCTTGAAACTCTCTGGTAGaattattttaacaagagcttggactttggataATTGTGTCAAacaacaatgtgacgtaggtctgtctatttctttgCTTGCCACTCGGTCATagctcattgaaatcaacaagatttgtctggcttttagGCTAAGACTACggaatctgtgtatatttcacttgaaaccagcgtcatttttaaattgttttgacgcaaggaaAAGATAGTCacatcctaccgaaagtccaaggtcttgctAAAATGGTTCTGATATTACAAGTTAAAAATTACactatgtatatatgtatttttttttatatgtataacgGTTTTATTAGTTTGTAAACCCTATTTCTgttgaaatgaatgaaaaaactCCAGGACATTCTAAACATAATATctgtttttaaagaatataaacGATGAAAAAACAATGCATATATTGCAGGCATTATATGTAAATAGAACAGCCACAAAGGACCTTTCTGTCAATCAATCTTAATAAAGCTTGATTataaccccccaaaaaacaagTGACCGATACGGCGATCGTTTGATAGATTTTCCTCCGGTATTCATGGCACATTGGGGATATCTCTGGCCCGTTCTGACGTACAAGGGTTTTGCCCTTTCTTTGTATTGCGCACTTAAATAGTtctacacatgtacatgtaattgtatatatatcttatcTATTTCACACAAATCGAGTCTATACTTCCTCATCTTTCATTTTCGGATCATATTTATGCTTGAAAGAAGAAAGGGGGAAAGATACAGATGAAGTTAAATAGGTGTtataaatggggggggggggggcaaagtcGAGGGGCTGGGATTAAAAAAGTAACCATGCtacaatgtaatataataatgtCATGCCGCTAATCTATCAATTAAATATGATTATTGTAGTCCTATATATCATAAGACATGCGCACCtgaacatatacatgtgtagtACAAGAGGCCTGACCTTTGTTTTAACTATTATACGTACAAGTCACTATATATTACAGAAAGACAGAAACACGCCCGATCATCAGGAAACGAATGGATTATTGCTTTATTTGTAAACAGACTTCTTCCTATCACTTCCTATTTATGAGgtcaaaacaaattcaaactatttcataacatttcgcataaaatgaaattatgaatAAATCCATGCCTGCTATTTTaagcaaatttttcaaaataattatgcaaaattttgaataatttagaaAGGGAATACTTACGAAATACGGAAGAAATTCCATCTTGAACATGATACCAGAAAAAAACAAAGCGAATAGGAAATGCAGTCTACACACCTGTGCCGTAAAAGACAGAAGGGAATTGGTCACGGTTCATTTCACTGACATTCGGACAGGAACTGTCGTCCAGAGCGACGGTTTTATGTCGTCACGCATCAGCGGTCAGGGGAGCCGGACCTGAAATCGGTCATGCGTAGTGACAAATTTATGGACATCA
This genomic interval carries:
- the LOC128162687 gene encoding uncharacterized protein LOC128162687; the encoded protein is MFKMEFLPYFTIVCFLYTVQGKTVPVKDKLCHSSSECAKDSCCRDETGRLVDPSGLFDHVGPITDVLNGTCVPLHAQFDENCGEFCPCDLSQGLVCYRTVTDNEFSPSVCRPKDVVSKWTNEFLDCWNDPKCVLPL